One segment of Aquimarina sp. BL5 DNA contains the following:
- a CDS encoding cellulase family glycosylhydrolase, producing the protein MKRFINYLMMLFLFFGSITQITAQQQNFLTVSGNKLYDTTGNEVRLTGVNWFGFETQNYSPHGIWSRDMKSVLQQIKDLGFNTIRVPWCNEMLNPSSTIAVNSYGTDPYTGISPMNEEETTVSKPIELLDIFVRWCQENDMKIVLDNHSRAADGFLNEAVWYNPEYSEERWINDWVFIADRYKNYSAVVAMDLNNEPHGSTWGDSNPDTDWNKAAERCGNAVLEANPNVLIIVEGVGEFEGNSYWWGGQLMGAKQYPVQLSNPSKLVYSAHEYGPEVSQQDWFTASNFPQNMPGLWSDNFHYLYEEGTSPIFLGEFGIKDQDAFGGIAYTWFTEFTGFMGDIYSWTFWSMNPNSGDTGGILQDDWTNVNQWKLDVLTPHLAPFIPNVVGGTGNLPPTARFTSNIISGDAPLTVSFDGSTSSDPDGDTLTFNWNFGDGTTATGESISHLFTDFGEYQVVLTVSDGTFSDTETLTITVNDPDTNIPVVTANISTDVTGGIAPAIINFDASGSTVSDGSTLTYSWDFGDGTAGSGMTINHEFINAGSYDVVLTVSNVDGISDTATIAIIITEPNNGGDCTFGAPLSNALPTIANASYSNIYVLGSGGPDLSNVTNFTINWDLQNNGLWQFSMNTNNGVPSWWNDLKTNVTSQNFNAAQPSVTLSGTGFPNLDGAYNVTIDGDNFALVSINSTFTIYFSNSGVAPDCGNVLRESVTKEITSIDVFPNPVTDQLIIKTKDPLDDATISIIDITGRIVKTISVQSKVNEVSLNTIDLKSGVYFVKLYHNKQVRTEQIIKR; encoded by the coding sequence ATGAAACGATTTATAAATTATTTGATGATGCTGTTCTTGTTTTTTGGCAGTATCACACAAATTACAGCACAGCAACAAAATTTTCTAACAGTATCTGGTAACAAATTATACGATACAACCGGAAATGAAGTACGCCTGACAGGTGTAAATTGGTTTGGTTTTGAAACACAAAACTATTCTCCTCATGGAATTTGGTCAAGGGATATGAAAAGTGTTTTACAACAAATCAAAGATTTAGGTTTTAATACCATAAGAGTTCCATGGTGTAATGAGATGTTAAATCCATCTTCCACCATCGCAGTGAATTCATATGGTACAGATCCATATACAGGTATATCACCAATGAATGAAGAAGAAACGACTGTAAGTAAGCCAATAGAACTACTAGACATTTTTGTACGCTGGTGTCAGGAAAATGATATGAAGATAGTACTAGATAATCATTCTAGGGCAGCAGATGGTTTTTTAAATGAAGCAGTTTGGTATAATCCTGAGTATTCCGAAGAACGCTGGATTAACGACTGGGTTTTTATAGCTGATCGTTATAAGAACTATTCTGCTGTAGTAGCCATGGATTTGAATAATGAACCACACGGATCTACTTGGGGAGATAGCAATCCAGATACGGATTGGAATAAGGCAGCGGAACGTTGTGGAAATGCAGTTCTTGAAGCAAATCCAAATGTTTTGATCATAGTAGAAGGCGTTGGAGAGTTTGAAGGAAATTCTTATTGGTGGGGAGGACAGTTAATGGGAGCAAAGCAATATCCTGTTCAATTATCTAATCCAAGTAAGCTTGTATATTCCGCTCATGAATACGGACCTGAAGTATCGCAACAGGATTGGTTTACGGCGAGCAATTTTCCACAAAATATGCCCGGTTTGTGGTCAGATAACTTTCATTATCTATACGAAGAAGGTACTTCTCCAATATTTTTAGGAGAATTCGGTATAAAAGATCAGGATGCCTTTGGGGGAATCGCTTATACCTGGTTTACAGAATTTACAGGTTTTATGGGTGATATCTACTCTTGGACATTTTGGAGTATGAATCCTAACTCTGGTGATACTGGTGGAATTTTACAAGATGACTGGACAAATGTTAATCAATGGAAATTAGATGTATTAACTCCCCATTTAGCACCATTTATTCCAAATGTTGTAGGGGGAACAGGAAATCTTCCTCCTACAGCAAGATTTACAAGTAATATAATTTCTGGAGATGCACCATTAACTGTTTCATTTGATGGATCAACTTCTTCAGATCCAGATGGTGATACTCTAACATTTAATTGGAATTTTGGAGATGGAACAACAGCTACAGGAGAAAGTATTTCTCACTTATTTACAGATTTCGGAGAGTATCAAGTAGTATTAACTGTAAGCGATGGAACGTTTAGCGATACGGAAACTCTTACTATCACGGTTAATGATCCAGATACTAATATACCAGTAGTAACGGCAAACATTTCTACTGATGTTACTGGCGGTATAGCACCAGCTATTATTAATTTTGACGCTTCTGGTTCTACGGTATCCGATGGAAGTACGTTAACATATAGTTGGGATTTTGGAGATGGAACGGCAGGTTCTGGAATGACAATAAATCATGAGTTCATTAATGCAGGTAGTTATGATGTTGTATTAACAGTTTCTAATGTGGATGGGATTTCTGATACAGCGACTATTGCTATAATTATTACAGAGCCTAATAACGGAGGAGATTGTACTTTTGGAGCACCTTTATCTAATGCATTACCAACCATTGCAAATGCTTCTTATAGTAATATCTATGTCCTAGGATCAGGAGGTCCGGATCTAAGTAACGTAACTAATTTTACAATTAACTGGGATTTACAAAATAATGGATTGTGGCAATTTTCTATGAATACCAATAATGGTGTGCCAAGCTGGTGGAATGATCTTAAAACTAATGTTACCAGTCAAAACTTTAACGCTGCACAACCAAGTGTAACGTTGTCCGGTACAGGGTTTCCTAACCTTGATGGAGCTTATAATGTCACTATAGATGGAGATAACTTTGCATTAGTATCTATAAACAGCACTTTCACTATTTATTTTAGTAATAGCGGTGTAGCGCCGGATTGTGGAAATGTGCTAAGAGAATCAGTTACTAAAGAAATAACGAGTATCGATGTATTTCCAAATCCTGTGACAGATCAATTAATTATAAAAACAAAAGATCCTCTTGATGATGCTACAATTAGCATTATAGATATTACTGGAAGAATCGTAAAAACAATTTCAGTGCAATCCAAAGTAAATGAGGTATCACTGAATACGATTGATCTGAAATCTGGTGTATACTTTGTGAAACTATATCATAACAAGCAGGTTAGAACGGAACAGATTATTAAAAGATAG